CACAGGTCTTTGACACGCACACCCGGCTTCACGGACCAAAGCATATACCAACCTTCCAGGTCACAATCCTTCATCTCGACTTGGCCCTTGTGTTCTTTCAGCAGCTGGGCCACCTTCTTGCTGTTAAAGTCCTTGTGCACGATGGTGCGATCCAGGTCGAGGGTAGCTACGAATTGGCCGGGGCATGGCTGCTCCACGGCTTCCATGGTCCGGCCGGTGGCATCGATGATATTGCCGCGGCCGACCGGGACGATGCAGTAGTTGTGGCACATGGCATAGCCATTCAGCGGCATGCCGCCGCCGTAGGCGCTGGGCCAGAACACGATCTCGGCTCCGCGCTGATCGGCGTCTTGCCACAGCTCGGCGAAGTTGGCGTCGAAGCAGGTGAGGATGCTGATTCGCCCGAAGTCCGTGTCGAAGACCTTGACACCCTCCTCGCTGAGGTTGAGACCCTCGCCCCAGAACACGAAGACCTTGCGGTAGTAGCCTGCCACCCTGCCCTGGCGGTCGATGAGCACGGCGGTGTTGTACTGCCTGCCCTGCTCTGCTTGCTCGCGAATGGGGCAGATCACGTACATCTGGTGTTTGCGGGCTAATTCCGCGACCGCGAGGGTCGTTGGTCCGGAGATCGGCTCGGCCTGCTCGCCCGCGAATTCCTCGGGGAGGCAGGCGATATCCACGCCAAGACTACCTGCGGTCTGCAGATGCTCAAGGGCCAGCTTCAGTTTCTGGTCGTGCTCGCCGCCGGTGCCGATGGCGATAGCGGACACTTTGACTTGGCGGCCGGGCAGGTCCTTCGCGCCTCCCGGGTAGGTCTTGCCCCGATCAGGGGATCTCCGGAGTTGCCCGAGCGATTCCTCTGGGCGCGAAGGGGCCTGTCCGGTGGCCACCCCCGAGGCATCGGCCGCGGAAGGGAACGCGTGATCCGCGACGGCCGGCCGGGGGAGGCCCGCGACGATCGACACTGCGGCCACGGCCGCAACGGTACTCCAATTCGACGCGATCATGTCCAGTCTCATCCCCTTGTGGTCGACGCAGCGATTACCATCCGACGGGGTACGGTGAATGCCAGCGGACCTTGACCTTGGAATGTGTTCGGACCTCGGCGTGGCCGTCGCCGCACGCAACGTTGGACCAGCCCTTTTTGTCGTCCAGGGGATGGCGGAACAGCCACCCTTCGCGCGGGCCCTGCGGGATGATCCGGCAGGTCATGACCACCACCTGCTCCGCATTCTTCTCGTCGATCTTGCAGATGTACTCATCCCGGTTCTTCCCGTTGCGGTTGACATCCAGCCACATGACGTCGGCCGGGGGCGACGCGTCCGACGGGTTGGCGGGGTTCCGCCACGTCGGGTTGCCCAAGTAGTAGTATCCGATGCGGTAAACCGTCGTGCCATATGCGTGCCCGGGCGGCCAAGGGGGTCGCTTCTCGACTTCCGGGTCGCGCATGATGTCGTCGTTAGGGCAGAACAGGACCTTGTGGTAGTTGTTCCTGCCCAGTTCCTTCTCGAACGCGAGTCGTGTCGGGTCCGGCACCCACTCGATGAGGTTGGTATTCTGGGGAGGCAGATAACCTCGGTTGCGGTTCGCGTACATGGTCAGGGCAACACCGATCTGATGGTGGTTGCTCAGGCAGGTGGCTGAGATCGACTGCTGCCGGACACGGCTGAGGGACGGCATCAGGATGGCTAGCAGGAGGGCGATGATGGCCACCACGACCAGCATTTCGATCAGCGTGAATGCTCTTGAGCGATTCATGGCCGCTTCTCCTTGTCGTTCTTCCCTTTCCGTCGATGGAGACCTAGAGGCCCGCTTCTTCCGGATCGTATTCGTCCAATCCCCACTCGGCGGCTCCGTGTCGGCGCTTGCCGGGCACAGAGGCGCGGCGCCCACCTTCGGCCCGCGGCCGGCGGGAGTTTGACCGGGCCGGCCTACTTGGGTGACGTCCAGTCCCGGAGCATGCCGCCTGCGAAGATCATCTGGCCGCTTGCGGGTCCTTCTCCGTATGTCCATCGCGTGAACGCCAGGTCACTTGTGCTGGCGGTCGGTTCACCGAGAATACCGCGCACCTGCTGCTGGGTCATGCCCGGCCTGATCTGCCGCCAGTTCTCCTTTTGTTCCCACTTGGCCGCGGGAGACGAAGACCCGGAATCAGTCTGACTGCAGGTCGCGTAGAAGCCCGCCACTGTAGCGGCGATGATGGCTCCCCCCACGATGGCGTACCTGTACAGTCTGCGGGCCGTCATGGGTGTTTGCTCCGGCCGCGCCGGCGGGGAGACTCGAAGGTAGCCCGCCGGCGCGGCTCTCGGTCCGTGGTGTCTACTACTCGCACTCCGTGCTGGCCGGGACCATCGGTCCGCTGAAGCAGTTCACGAATGCGAGCAGGTCGGAGCTGTCGATATCGCCGTCACCCTGGTCGCCATAGTCGCGGTCGAAGCAGAGACAGCTGTCGACGGTCGCGGTGCCGTTGCCACTGTAGCAGAGCTGCCACGCGCTGAAGTCAAGCTGGTCCACGTCGCCGTCGCCGTCCGCGTCGGCGAACGGCTTGTGACATGGCCGGAACGTGTACAGGAACGTCTTGTCGGCATTGGCCCCGTTCGGGTAGTAGTCGCCGGAGTTCTCGCCGACGTAGATGACCCGGAACCGGGTTGGGTTGCCCAGCTCGGACAATGGGATCGACGACTCGATCGAGGTCTGAATGGGGCCTGTGGCCGCTGCTGGCAGGGGCAGACCACCGGCGACCAAGCCGCCACCGGCATCGGGAGCCCAGAGGTTGTGGCCTTGGGTCCCGTTGGTGTTAATCTCGGCACCGATGACGGCCGGCGCCCATGCGCCCTTCTGCCCCGTGGCGGGATTGAAGTCCGTGTCGATCACGGTCCAGTAGCCGAGTGCCGTAAAGGGGAGACTGCCGGGCGCCCTTTTTACCAGAAAGTAGAAGTTAGCGCTGTCATGAGCAACCCATACCTGCACCCAGTCCTCGCTGGCCGCGAGGGCATCGCCGATCGGGTCTGCGGTGTAGGGTGTGATGTTCGCCCAGTCGGCCAGCTGGCCGTCCACCCGCATAGTCCCGTCGGTCACCGAGTTGGATCTCGACTCGGCAATGTTGCCCGGCAGCGGGTCGGGCAGAGCACCCGTGTAGTAATGC
This genomic stretch from Phycisphaerae bacterium harbors:
- a CDS encoding carbon-nitrogen hydrolase family protein, with the translated sequence MIASNWSTVAAVAAVSIVAGLPRPAVADHAFPSAADASGVATGQAPSRPEESLGQLRRSPDRGKTYPGGAKDLPGRQVKVSAIAIGTGGEHDQKLKLALEHLQTAGSLGVDIACLPEEFAGEQAEPISGPTTLAVAELARKHQMYVICPIREQAEQGRQYNTAVLIDRQGRVAGYYRKVFVFWGEGLNLSEEGVKVFDTDFGRISILTCFDANFAELWQDADQRGAEIVFWPSAYGGGMPLNGYAMCHNYCIVPVGRGNIIDATGRTMEAVEQPCPGQFVATLDLDRTIVHKDFNSKKVAQLLKEHKGQVEMKDCDLEGWYMLWSVKPGVRVKDLCRQCEIETLRDYRHRSRTQINQTRKNKGKI
- a CDS encoding prepilin-type N-terminal cleavage/methylation domain-containing protein; translation: MNRSRAFTLIEMLVVVAIIALLLAILMPSLSRVRQQSISATCLSNHHQIGVALTMYANRNRGYLPPQNTNLIEWVPDPTRLAFEKELGRNNYHKVLFCPNDDIMRDPEVEKRPPWPPGHAYGTTVYRIGYYYLGNPTWRNPANPSDASPPADVMWLDVNRNGKNRDEYICKIDEKNAEQVVVMTCRIIPQGPREGWLFRHPLDDKKGWSNVACGDGHAEVRTHSKVKVRWHSPYPVGW
- the bamE gene encoding outer membrane protein assembly factor BamE produces the protein MTARRLYRYAIVGGAIIAATVAGFYATCSQTDSGSSSPAAKWEQKENWRQIRPGMTQQQVRGILGEPTASTSDLAFTRWTYGEGPASGQMIFAGGMLRDWTSPK